A window of Cryptomeria japonica chromosome 3, Sugi_1.0, whole genome shotgun sequence contains these coding sequences:
- the LOC131044026 gene encoding large ribosomal subunit protein uL3z — protein MSHRKFEHPRHGSLGFLPRKRARRHRGKVKSFPRDDPTKPCKLTAFMGYKAGMTHIVREVEKPGSKLHKKETCETVTILETPPMVIVGVVAYIKTPRGLRTLNTVWAQHLSEEVKRRFYKNWYKAKKKAFTKYAKKYDTGDGKKSIEAELEKMKKYASVIRVLAHTQVKKMKGLKQKKAHLMEIQVNGGTISQKVDYAYSFFEKQVPIDAIFQKDEMIDVIGVTKGKGYEGVVTRWGVTRLPRKTHRGLRKVACIGAWHPARVSFTVARAGQNGYHHRTELNKKIYKIGKVSEESHTAITEFDRTEKDITPMGGFPHYGIVKDDYIMIKGCCVGPKKRVVTLRQSLLKQTSRTALEEVKLKFIDTSSKFGHGRFQTSVEKAKIFGKLKA, from the exons ATGAGTCACAGGAAGTTTGAGCACCCCAGGCATGGATCCCTCGGATTCCTTCCTCGCAAGAGAGCTCGTCGTCACagaggaaaag TGAAGTCATTTCCGAGGGACGACCCAACAAAGCCCTGCAAGCTGACGGCGTTCATGGGATACAAGGCCGGTATGACCCACATCGTCAGAGAGGTCGAAAAGCCGGGATCCA AGCTTCACAAGAAGGAGACTTGCGAGACAGTGACTATTTTGGAGACTCCGCCCATGGTGATTGTGGGTGTAGTCGCGTACATCAAGACACCTCGAGGTCTCCGCACACTTAATACCGTTTGGGCTCAGCATCTCAGCGAGGAGGTAAAGAGGCGCTTTTACAAGAATTGGTACAAGGCTAAGAAGAAGGCGTTTACCaagtatgcaaagaaatatgatacAGGAGATGGTAAAAAAAGCATCGAGGCGGAGCTTGAGAAGATGAAGAAGTATGCTTCTGTTATTAGGGTTCTCGCTCACACCCAG GTGAAAAAGATGAAAGGTTTGAAGCAGAAGAAGGCTCACTTGATGGAAATCCAAGTGAATGGTGGAACAATTTCCCAAAAAGTAGATTATGCATACAGTTTTTTTGAGAAACAGGTACCTATTGATGCTATTTTCCAGAAGGATGAAATGATTGATGTGATTGGTGTCACAAAGGGCAAAGGGTATGAAGGTGTGGTTACCAGATGGGGTGTCACAAGACTGCCACGTAAAACTCATAGAGGTTTGAGAAAGGTTGCCTGTATTGGTGCTTGGCATCCAGCTAGAGTTTCCTTCACAGTTGCTAGGGCTGGTCAGAATGGATACCATCATCGTACTGAATTAAATAAGAAGATCTACAAGATTGGCAAGGTGAGTGAGGAATCCCATACTGCAATCACTGAATTTGACCGGACTGAAAAGGATATCACTCCAATGGGCGGATTTCCTCATTATGGTATTGTAAAGGATGATTACATCATGATCAAAGGATGTTGCGTTGGTCCCAAAAAGCGAGTTGTTACTTTGCGTCAGTCGCTTCTGAAACAGACTTCCCGGACAGCCTTGGAAGAAGTCAAGCTGAAATTTATTGACACATCCTCTAAGTTTGGACATGGAAGGTTCCAGACATCAGTAGAAAAAGCTAAGATTTTTGGTAAATTGAAGGCATAG